CCGAGGCGAAGCGCGCGCTCGCCGCGGCCCAGTCCGCCGGCTACACGAACACCTACAACAGCTATCTGAACTGGTGGCACGCGTTCTGGCAGAAGTCGTTCGTGCAGTACTCGAACGGCTCCCGGGAGGCGGACTACCTGGAGAACGTCTACTACCTCTCCACCTACATGATCGCGGCGTCCGGCTACGGGAATTACCCGGCGCACTTCATCAACGGCGTCTTCCGGTCGACCGGTGACGCCACGAAATGGAGCAACTCGTACTGGTACTGGAATCAACGGGACATCTACAACTCGTTCCTCGCCTCCAACCACGCCGATCTCATGGCCGGGTTCAACAAGCTCTACAGCCGTAACTTCGACGCGCTGAAGGCGTACACCCGCACCCGGTACAACGTGGACGGCATCTGGGTCCCCGAGACCATGGGCTGGGACGGCAACGCGCGCGGCACGGTCAACAGCGACTACACGAACAACATCTGGTCGACCGGCACCGAGGCCGCGTACAACATGTACCTCCAGTACACGTACACGAACGACACCAACTACCTGCGGAACACGGCCTATCCGTTCATGCGGGAGGTCGCCAAGTTCTACCAGGCGAAGCTGTCGTTCAACAGCTCGACCGGCAAGTACTACGTGGCCTCGTCCCACTCCCACGAGACGTACTGGAACGTCCCCAACGCGATCACCGACCTCGCCGCGGTCCGCACCCTGTTCCCGCTCGCCATCAAGGCCAGCACCCAGCTCGGCCTGGACGCCGGGATGCGCCCGCAGTGGCAGCAGATCCTGGACAACCTGATCGCGTACCCGTCCGACTCCAACGTGTATCTGCCGCACACCCCGCCGATATCGCAGACCCGCAACAACGAGAATGTCGCGGCCGAGATCATCTGGCCCTACGACCTCACGGGAATCGGCTATCCGGACCAGCAGAAGGCGATCAACACCTGGAACGCCCGGCCGTTCCCGTACGGAAACGTATGGGCCAACGACGCGATCCAGGCCGCCCGGCTCGGACTCGGCAACCAGACCTTCCAGGGTCTGAAGACCATGCTCCAGAAGTACCAGAACTATCCGAACGGAATGACCAGCAACACCAACGGTGTCTTCGAATACCTCGGGGTGCATCTGGCCGCGACGAACGAATCCCTGCTCCAGTCGTACAACGACAAGATCCGGGTCTTTCCCGCCGTGCCGACCGATTCCACCTTCGTCGGCAAATTCAGCCTGCTGGCCAAGGGCGGATTCATGGTCAGCTCGGAACGGGAGGCCGGCGAGATCAAGTACGTCGGCGTGCGGAGCCAGTACGGGAACGCCGCCCGGGTCGTCAACCCGTGGGGCACCCAGGAGGTCCGGGTCCGCCGTACCTCCGACAACGCGATCCTCACCACCTCCACGGCCGGGGAGATCACCTTCAACACCGCGGCCAACCAGGTGTACGTGGTCGAGCGCACCGCCAAGCCGCTGAGCAACTACACGTCCACGCAGCTCACCGGCACCGCCAACCAGGGTATGAAGTCCCTGGCCGGTACCAGTTCCACCCTCGGGTCGAACGGGACCGCCGACCCCATGGTGAACAACACGGCGCTGACCTACGACAGCAACTGGTACCTCACCACCGGCCGCGGCTACGGCGACTACAACGACGACACCCACCACAGCAACACGGTGAACGCCGCCGCGTCGTACACGTTCAGCGGCACCGGCGTCCAGTACCTGTCCGAACGCAACGGCGACATGGGGACGGTCGACGTCTATCTCGACAACGTCTTCCAGGCGACGGTCAACCTCCGCGTCGACGGCGCGAGACAGGCCCAGCAGGTCGTGTGGCAGAAACAGGGGCTCGGCAGCGGTTCGCACACGATCAGGATCGTGAACCGCAGTACGGCGGTCGGGATGGTGGACGCGCTGCGCATCACCCCCTGACGGCACCATGACTGTGGCCCCGCGCGGAGGGACGCCGAGCGGGGCCACACCCCTGTCCGCACACAGCGGCCGGACACCGTCCCCGGCGGGCCCTGACGGACACCGTCCCGGCGGGCCGCGCGCTCCGGGCGGACGGGTTCAGGTGACCCGGAAGGGCGTCGCGACCGATTCCTCTACAGTGTCGAACGCCAGTATTCGTCACCTGATTGGCCCGAGAGGGAAATACGGAATATGCCGACGACTGAGACGTTCGAGTTCCAGGTGGAAGCCCGCCAGCTTCTGCGGATGGTGATTCATTCGGTCTACTCGAACAAGGACGTGTTTCTGCGTGAGCTGGTCTCCAACGCGTCCGACGCTCTCGACAAGCTACGGCTGGAAGCGCTGCGCGACGAGGTGTCCGGCGCGGACCTGTCCGACCCGCACATCGCCATCGAGACCGACCCGGACGCCCGCACACTGACCGTCCGGGACAACGGCATCGGCATGTCCCACGACGAGGTCGTGCGGCTCATCGGAACGATCGCCAACTCGGGAACGGCCAAGTTCCTGCGGGAACTTCAGGAAGCCGGCGACTCCGCCGACAGCGAGAAGCTGATCGGACAGTTCGGTGTCGGGTTCTACTCCAGCTTCATGGTCGCCGACGAGGTCACGCTCCTGACCCGGCGCGCGGGCGAGAGCCGGGGCACCCGCTGGACCTCGACGGGCGAGGGCACCTACACGATCGAGACCGTCGACGAGGCCCCGCAGGGCACCTCCGTCGTCCTCCACCTCAAGCCCGAGGACACCGAGGACCAGCTCCACGACTACACCTCGCCGTGGAAGATCCGCGAACTCGTCAAGCGCTACTCGGACTTCATCACCTGGCCGATCCGCATGGTCATGCCGGCCCCGGTCGGCGACCCGGACGGCGACGACGAGGCCCCGCGCGAGCCCGAGACCCTGAACTCGATGAAGGCCCTGTGGGCCCGCTCGCGCGACGAGGTCACCGACGCCGAGTACCACGAGCTGTACAAGCACATCAGCCACGACTGGAACGACCCCCTGGAGACCGTACGGCTCCACGCGGAAGGCACCTTCGAGTACCAGGCGCTGCTGTTCATCCCGTCCCACGCGCCCGCCGACCTCTTCCAGCAGGGCTACCAGCGCGGCGTGCAGCTCTACGTCAAGCGCGTCTTCGTCATGGACGACTGCGAGGCGCTGCTCCCGCCGTACCTGCGCTTCGTCAAGGGCGTCGTGGACGCCCAGGACCTGTCGCTGAACGTGTCCCGCGAGATTCTCCAGCAGGACCGGCAGATCCAGCTGATGCACCGCCGCCTGGTCAAGAAGGTGCTGGCGACGGTGAAGGACATGATGACCGCCCAGCCGGAGCGGTACGCCACGTTCTGGCGGGAGTTCGGCCGCGTCCTCAAGGAAGGACTGCTCAGCGACTACGAGAACCGCGACGCCATCCTCGCGGCGTCCTCCTTCGCCACCACCCACGACAAGGACGCGCCGACGACCCTGCGGCAGTACGCGGAGCGGATGAAGGAGGGACAGGACCACATCTACTTCCTCACCGGCGACTCCCGCCAGTCGATCGAGAACTCCCCGCACATGGAGGCGTTCACCGCCCAGGGGATCGAGGTCCTGCTGCTCACCGACCCCGTGGACGAGGTGTGGGTCGAGGCGGTGCCCGAGTTCGAGGGCAAGAAGCTGCTCTCCATCGCCAAGGGCGAGGTCGACCTCGGTACGAAGGAGGAGAAGGAGGAGCGGGAGAGCAAGCGGGAACAGGAACAGGAGGAGTACGCGGGGCTGCTGGCCTGGATGACGGACCGGCTGAGCGAGACCATCAAGGAAGTCCGGCTCTCCTCGCGTCTGACCGTGTCCCCCGCCTGTGTCGTCTCGGACGCCCACGACGTGACGCCCGCGCTGGAGAACATGTACCGGGCCATGGGCCAGGAGGTGCCGCGCGTACGGCGCATCCTCGAACTCAACGCGGGACACCCGCTGGTGAGCGGCATGAACCGGGCGTACGCCGCGGACGCCGAGGCCACCGGCCTCCAGGAGACGGCCGAACTCCTGCACAACCTCGCCCTGTTGGCGGAGGGCGGCGAACTGGCCGACCCGGCACGCTTCGTCAGGCTGATGGCCGACCGCCTGGAGCGCACCCTGTGAATCACGCCGGGCGCTGAGCGCCCCGTGGCCCGGAGCGCGCTGTGCGCTCCGGGCCACGGGGACGTACGACGCCGAGGGTCGCCCCGAGTGCGGGACCCGGTCTCAACTCCCCTCCCGCGCCGACCGGTCGATCACCAGGGAGCGGGCGCCGGCGGGGCCACCACCGGAGGACGGTCGTCGCAGGTGATGGTGTTCGGCAGCAGCCACGGCGCGAGCCACGACTCGGTGCCCCGGCCCCCGTCGTTGCCACCGAGGTCGGTGAGCGCGAACTCCGAACCGGCCGGGGTGAAGTTGAAGGAACCGCAGTTGTTGACGCCGACCGCGCCGACGTTGCGCGCGTCCACGTTCTCGAACGACGCCGACCCCTTCACCCGGGCACTGACCGCCGACGTACCCGTCCCGTCGATCCGTACGTCCTTGAAGCGCACCCCGTCGATCGCGTACAGGTCCTTCACCGCGTAGTCGCTGACCAGCATGATCGCGTTGTACGTGCTGTCCAGGTAGTGGTCGCCGGTGACCCGGACGTCGGCGTCGATGTCCTTGTCGAGCGCGTAGAGCCAGATGGCTCCGAGCCCGATGTTCCAGTTCAGCTCGTACGTCCCGGCGCGGAGCGTGGTGTTGCCGGTGAAGCGCAGCGCCCCGGTGAACGGCTCCGCGCCGAACCGGGACCCGGCGTGCAGCGCGCTGCCCTCCCGGACGGGGTCGGCGACGAGATTGCCCGAGACGGTGGTGTCCGTACCGCCGTAGATCGCGATGCCGTTGGCGAGGACGGGGGACTGCACCGTGTTGCGCGTGAACGTGTTCCGCGCGTTGGCGGTCTTCTCCGACCACATCGCGAGGCCGTCGTCCCCGGTGTTGCGGACGAAGGTGTCCGACACGACCGAATCCGTCACGCCCGTATGGAAGTTGAGGGCGTCGGCGATCTGGTCGACCACGATGTTCCCGGAGATCCGCACGTTGGACATCGGCCCGTCGAACCACAGCCCGACCTTGGTGTGCCGGATGTGCAGCCCCGTGATCGTGGAGTGGCTCATCGCCCCGCCGACGCCGTTGACCTGGTCGGTGTCGATCCGTTCACGTACGTCGCCCTCGATGGCGAAGCCGGACAGATGGACGTTCCGGCTGCCGCCGTCCGCCGCGTCCTTGCCGTAGAAGCCGACCCCCGTGTGGACGGAGCCGTCCGGCGCGGGCTCGTCGAGGGTGACCTGGCGGCCCTTGACGACGGTGTGCCAGTTGCCCGCGCCCTCGATGGTGACGTCGTCCACCAGGATGTGACGGTTCACCTGGTAGGTGCCGGGCGGCAGATAGACGGTGAGCTTCTTGCGCTTCGCGTACGCGATCGCCCGGTCGAACGCGTCGGCCGAGTCCCGCCGCCCGGTCGGATCGGCACCGAACAGCAGCACGTTGGCGGCGACGATCCGCACGTGCGGCGCCCCGACCACCTCCGAGTCGAGCAGGTCCACCACGGTCCAGTCGGCCCGGCTGCCGGCTGGGACCGTCAGCCGTACGGTGTCACCGGCCCGGTACGTCCTGCCGAGCCTCAGCCGCTGCTCGTCGTAGAAATGACTCGGCCGGAACGGCTTGGCGATGACCGGCGCCGGCGTGGTGGCGGCGGGCACACACGCGCACTCGGTGATCCACCAGTCGGGATGCAGCAGATCGGCGCCTGGGTCGTTGGAGAACGGATACTGGTTGTACAGCCACGCGTACTGCGAGGTCAGCGTCATGGTCCGGCGGTCCTTGCCGTTGACGGTGACATCGAGCGGCGCGGTGATCCCCCCGCCACCGGGCGCGTCGGGAATGCTGTAGCGCACGGTGATCGCGTTGGCGGCCCTGGGCAGCGTGAACTCGACGTACTGCTCGGGCGTCAGCTTCACGGCGCTGCGCCCGGAGGCCTCCGACGGCAGCGTGTACGCGGCCCGTCCGGGCCCGATGACCACCCCGTCGGTGACCGCGCCCTCCGCCTCCTGCTCCACGAACCCCACCCGCGCCCCACGCCCGGCAACGAGCGCGGGATCCACCCCGGCCCGGGTGACGACGGGCCCCTTCACGGGGGCCCTGCCGTCCGACGGCGAGGCAACGGCGGTACCACTCCCGCTCAGCAGCCCGACCCCGAGCGCAACGACCAACACCCCGGCAACGGCCCCCCGCTGACGGGCACCACCGCGGCGCCCACGGGTGAATCTCCACGACATCTAAGGCTCGATTCTCTCAAGGAGGACACACGAACACCGGGCGCGGAAGCCGTGGGGGGTGTGGTGGACACTAGGCGCCGGGCGGTCCCTTCCACAAGATGCCTGCGACGAGCTTTCGTGAGTCTGCACCTCAAGTGCGTTGGTGCGTCAATTTCTTGCGTCAACATCAAGATCCTTTACGAGTTCCGGGGTCCGGCACAGCGAGGCTCCTCCCGCGCGTCAGCGCGGGTATGCAGGGCGACACGGGTAGGCGGGGCAGCGCCGTCCCGCCGGGAGAAGTAGGTGACGAGGGATGCCACGCGCCTGGAAGGTTCATGGAATTCGCGCGCAACAGGTCGACCGCACTGCTGAGAACCTCCGCGCTGCTCAGCGGCGCCCGCCACGCGGGCGAGGACCCGCTCCAGAAACGCTCTCGTCAGGGCCGCGGGCCACGGGCACCGGATCGATGAACCGGAGCTGTACAAGCGCTTGGTCGCCTCGGGCGTCGTGCCCGGTGGTGGCGAGTGCGACCACCGGCTCGTACCGGTCGCGATCGGCAGCGACAAGGTGGTCTCACCGAGTGGAGTCCGTACGCCGAGGGACTGCTCCTGGGCCAGTGGGACCGGGCTTCGCCAGGCGCCGACACCACGAGACGGGCCGGGCCTCGGTGTCGCCGCGGGGGCCGGGGCCCTCGTCGCGCTTGCGGCATCACGGACCACGGCGGGACTGTCAGTCCGCTGAAGTATCCTTCCCGCCATTGCACAGCGACTCGGAGGACCAAGCGAATTGACCGGCCTGTCCGCTTTCCCGCTGCCCTTTCATGCTTCCCGTTCCATATCGTTCGCGACTCCCCGGACGCTGCGGGAAATTCAGATGATGCAGTGCAGCTCACACATCCGGGCGAAGCCGGGGTGGTTCGACAAGATGAACGATGCCGGAATTGTCGCCAGGTGGACCCGGGAAGCGGTCGCCCAGGGCCTCACGGAGGCGCAGGTTCGTTACGTACTCGCCGAACTCCCGCATTACGCCGCGCTGCGGGACGGACGAACCGGCGTCGAGGTTTCCGCCGTCGACGGAGTGTGGCAGTCGGACGCACTGATCGACGACGAACTCCGATCCCGCCTGCGTGAGGCGGTCCGGGTCCTGGAGCAGGTCCCCGAAGCGGAAAAGGACTGGCATCCCGGATCCGACGGCCAGGTACTGGATCTGGTACACCCCTCGCTGTTCTGCCTGGTGAGAGAAGTGAGCGGGGCTCCCGAGCGGGCCTGGAAGAATCCGACGAACCGGTACTCGAAGTACGAATTCTCGGAAAGGTTCCAGTGGCTGCCCACGGATG
Above is a window of Streptomyces sp. NBC_01498 DNA encoding:
- a CDS encoding glycosyl hydrolase family 28-related protein, with amino-acid sequence MSWRFTRGRRGGARQRGAVAGVLVVALGVGLLSGSGTAVASPSDGRAPVKGPVVTRAGVDPALVAGRGARVGFVEQEAEGAVTDGVVIGPGRAAYTLPSEASGRSAVKLTPEQYVEFTLPRAANAITVRYSIPDAPGGGGITAPLDVTVNGKDRRTMTLTSQYAWLYNQYPFSNDPGADLLHPDWWITECACVPAATTPAPVIAKPFRPSHFYDEQRLRLGRTYRAGDTVRLTVPAGSRADWTVVDLLDSEVVGAPHVRIVAANVLLFGADPTGRRDSADAFDRAIAYAKRKKLTVYLPPGTYQVNRHILVDDVTIEGAGNWHTVVKGRQVTLDEPAPDGSVHTGVGFYGKDAADGGSRNVHLSGFAIEGDVRERIDTDQVNGVGGAMSHSTITGLHIRHTKVGLWFDGPMSNVRISGNIVVDQIADALNFHTGVTDSVVSDTFVRNTGDDGLAMWSEKTANARNTFTRNTVQSPVLANGIAIYGGTDTTVSGNLVADPVREGSALHAGSRFGAEPFTGALRFTGNTTLRAGTYELNWNIGLGAIWLYALDKDIDADVRVTGDHYLDSTYNAIMLVSDYAVKDLYAIDGVRFKDVRIDGTGTSAVSARVKGSASFENVDARNVGAVGVNNCGSFNFTPAGSEFALTDLGGNDGGRGTESWLAPWLLPNTITCDDRPPVVAPPAPAPW
- the htpG gene encoding molecular chaperone HtpG, whose amino-acid sequence is MPTTETFEFQVEARQLLRMVIHSVYSNKDVFLRELVSNASDALDKLRLEALRDEVSGADLSDPHIAIETDPDARTLTVRDNGIGMSHDEVVRLIGTIANSGTAKFLRELQEAGDSADSEKLIGQFGVGFYSSFMVADEVTLLTRRAGESRGTRWTSTGEGTYTIETVDEAPQGTSVVLHLKPEDTEDQLHDYTSPWKIRELVKRYSDFITWPIRMVMPAPVGDPDGDDEAPREPETLNSMKALWARSRDEVTDAEYHELYKHISHDWNDPLETVRLHAEGTFEYQALLFIPSHAPADLFQQGYQRGVQLYVKRVFVMDDCEALLPPYLRFVKGVVDAQDLSLNVSREILQQDRQIQLMHRRLVKKVLATVKDMMTAQPERYATFWREFGRVLKEGLLSDYENRDAILAASSFATTHDKDAPTTLRQYAERMKEGQDHIYFLTGDSRQSIENSPHMEAFTAQGIEVLLLTDPVDEVWVEAVPEFEGKKLLSIAKGEVDLGTKEEKEERESKREQEQEEYAGLLAWMTDRLSETIKEVRLSSRLTVSPACVVSDAHDVTPALENMYRAMGQEVPRVRRILELNAGHPLVSGMNRAYAADAEATGLQETAELLHNLALLAEGGELADPARFVRLMADRLERTL
- a CDS encoding glycosyl hydrolase family 95 catalytic domain-containing protein produces the protein MVSGLSGVSPAAASPTDAAFNSSTGMLNVNHASYLSKHDIVYNRPNTDPKYGLTVGNGRTGAMAWQNNGLSMQVSGVDTSQQTAFGAGLVNLSTTPALESGYSTFQQRLNLYDGTLTTKYDNNRTITVMGQPNSEVMGIHVEDSRSGVSAITLDLSLWDVANLGNNGDVPNMDTWRTVSTYADSTGAGISRGQADPQNFGYTLGATVEGASYTARVVDGRKVRLSITPDSSYTIWFTASSRLNAPSHNSVAEAKRALAAAQSAGYTNTYNSYLNWWHAFWQKSFVQYSNGSREADYLENVYYLSTYMIAASGYGNYPAHFINGVFRSTGDATKWSNSYWYWNQRDIYNSFLASNHADLMAGFNKLYSRNFDALKAYTRTRYNVDGIWVPETMGWDGNARGTVNSDYTNNIWSTGTEAAYNMYLQYTYTNDTNYLRNTAYPFMREVAKFYQAKLSFNSSTGKYYVASSHSHETYWNVPNAITDLAAVRTLFPLAIKASTQLGLDAGMRPQWQQILDNLIAYPSDSNVYLPHTPPISQTRNNENVAAEIIWPYDLTGIGYPDQQKAINTWNARPFPYGNVWANDAIQAARLGLGNQTFQGLKTMLQKYQNYPNGMTSNTNGVFEYLGVHLAATNESLLQSYNDKIRVFPAVPTDSTFVGKFSLLAKGGFMVSSEREAGEIKYVGVRSQYGNAARVVNPWGTQEVRVRRTSDNAILTTSTAGEITFNTAANQVYVVERTAKPLSNYTSTQLTGTANQGMKSLAGTSSTLGSNGTADPMVNNTALTYDSNWYLTTGRGYGDYNDDTHHSNTVNAAASYTFSGTGVQYLSERNGDMGTVDVYLDNVFQATVNLRVDGARQAQQVVWQKQGLGSGSHTIRIVNRSTAVGMVDALRITP